In Pyrus communis chromosome 15, drPyrComm1.1, whole genome shotgun sequence, the genomic stretch CACCTGCACGAGCctaaactgcaaacggcacaaTGCTCATCGCCTGCACGAGCctaaactgcaaacggcacaaCACTTATCGCCTGCATGAGTCTAAACTACAAACAGCACTAAATACACCTAACGATCTTCGCCTGCACGAGCCTAAATTGCAAACGGCAAAATGCTCCCTGCCTGCACAAGCTTAAATTGTAAATGTCACCACGTTTTTTGCCTGCATGTGCCAAAACTGCACACGGCACAAAGCTCCTCGCTTGCATAAGCCTAAATTGCACACGGCACAAAGCTTCTCGCCAgcatgagcctaaactgcacacgaCACAACGCTCATTGTTCGTACAAGCTTAAAAGGTGACACTCAACGCTCCTTGTTCGCATGAGCTTAAAAGGCAACACTCAATACTTCTCGCCTGCACGAGCTAAAACTGCATACGGCACAAAGCTCCTCGCCTACACGAGCctaaactgcaaacggcacaaCATTGCTCGCCTATATGAGTCTAAACTGTAAACGGCACTAAGTACACATAATGCTCCTTGTTCGCACGAGCTTAAAAGGTGGCACCCAACGCTCCTAGCccacaagagcataaactgtgtacggcaaaacaaaaaaacaacatCATCAAAAGTCACCATTAAACTCGCCGACatccatcactcatttgaactacgtcatgatttgatccctcctcaaccgagGGTACGTAGGTAacttaaaacttcaaaacttcaagcaCAGTCACATcaccaacaaaaacaaacaaggcAACATAAGCACAAGGGCACATCAAGAGAAAATTTTTTGCTTCGCCAAAACAAAAGACATGCGAGACGAGCCTCGTGAACATTGAAGGATAACAATGACAAAGTCACGACGACGAAagaaaatcagccacaaagcttgATCAAGCATGGCAAAGAGGGTAGCTACAAAATGGTCATTCAAGGCACACTACAGTAGCAAAGTAAACCAAAACGCCACGTAATCGCACTACGCAACCTCTCAGCGATTACGCAAGCAGTTTCTTGCACTGCATGGCAAAGAAGGCAACTACAGGACGGTCCTTCAAAGCATGCTACAGcggcaaagaaaaccaaaatgctacGCAACCCCACAACAATTATGCAAGCAGTTTCACACAGTAAAAGTGATGCACTGCAACAAGGTCAAGCAGCAAAAAGGTGGCAGAAGCAGCAACAAATGCACACGACAACGTCGCTACCAAGGGAAtactgtgaccaaaaggcactacataGCACAAAAtgctgcagtcttttgcacagCACCATGTGGTAAACAATGATGCTCTAAGCAAAACTCACGGCAAAAGCCCCAAGCAAGCCCACGACAAGAATTGtgtgatgtgaaaaaaaatgcaCACCCAATTATCCTATAAATAGGGGTCAATTGCTTCCTAATTCTATAAGGGAAATACATACCCGAATagcaaatgaaaaatcaaaacaaggaagCACCTTACCaccaaaagaaggaagcaaattcCAAGTAAAAATGGCAAGTTTCAGCCAATATGCGCATGCAAGATGTTTTTGGTGATAATTTAACTTTCCAGAAGAATTTTGATGCAAGGCAAATTGGAGAAGGAAGGTAAGTGGTTGAGGATCATTGTATccatatttcataattttccctaAAGCCAAATGTCCTAGTTTTTAAAGTCATTCACGCAAAAGTTGTTTTTCCGTCAAGATTGCGCAGCTGtaggaaaatgcaaagttgaagGCTTTTATGATTTTTCCTAGTGGCATGCGATATATGCCTAAAAAGATAAGGAACAAAGCTATGTTTCCCATATTTCTTTTCAGAATTTTCCAGAAGAGAAATTGACCTCAAACTGGGCATGCAAGTTAGATGACATGTttcccaaaaaaagaaaaaaacaaaagaagaagaaataccTCTTTGCCATGGGGAAtcaaaaggggaaagaaaaatatcCCTCCTTGCTGTAAGAAAtcaaaaggggaaagaaaaacTCCTTCCTTGCCAtgggaaattgaaaaaaaaaaaaaaaaaaaaaaaaggaaagaaaaattgtCCTCCTTGCtaggaaaatcaaaacaaggaacAAAACATCTTCTTCATTGCCGTgggaaaagaaggaaagaaaaatgcaCATCCTACTTACCTAAGGACAATCATTAAAtctttccaaaaccttgaaaGAAATCACCAAAGCTTTCCAACACTTTGAAGGAAGTCACCCTCGTTACCAAAATTGAAGGGAATTCCTATCAAAGGAAGGAAAACATTTTTTCCTACAACcacatgaagaagaaaaaaatcaaaatgtgCCAAATGTATGTGCCGATTTATCCATTTTCATATCAATATGCACAATAAGTATGTGTTGATTTACCCATTTTCAAAATtcctttcaagatcaagcctctacggcccttggagaaaaagtttattttctttcaagatcaagcctctacagCCCTTGGAGAAAAAAGTTTTCATtgctttcaagatcaagcctctacgacccttgaagaaaactttcattccattcaagaccaagcctctacggcccttgcGAAATTCATCATGTCAATTCAAGAAATAggcctctacggcccttgaagaagcaaactaattcaagatcaagtctcaaCGACTCTTGAGTTAGCATATTCACATTGcaggacttcaaaacacatttcctacatgtgacaagcacatgcctacaacgcgccttgaagtgggggcatttgtagacatgtaaattttgttgcaaACAAATGATGCTTCACAAAATTCCACGTGGCATATCATCACAAAtgaacaagtcatcaatgacatgtggcacaaatcaagcaagggAAGTATAAAACATTCCCTAAATTCGGATAAAGGAAGAAACATCCTTTAAATTCTGCAAAAGAGTtccaaaatctctcaaaactAGAAAGAAAGCTAAGGCGtcttcataaaacaagcaagaattgaagattgctcacaaaataggcaacaagaCCTCATAATTTCAGCCAAAGGAGTAAAGTAgttgaaattaagacacaaaacatacctaaattctcccatggacaattaagacacaaatcaaagccaaatccacccaaaggcaagctttgagaagcctataaatacaaggtcttCGCACAAGCATTGGGGTCAGAAAATCTCTACACAGAAGAACCTATGCCAaacctttgaagactaatacgctaccaaagctctcttcgaagaacgcacaaccaaagccgaagcactcccttgaagaatcaacaagcacttgtgccgattccttcaagactttgttgcaagcttataAACTTGTAGTAACATTTGTTTCTAGATCAAGTCGTCTAGACCCTTGGAGCAATGAAATCTCGCATCAACACCCCCTTGCCGCAACTTTGAGGTGAAGACCATCCGAGCATtgttttcaagctcaaaactcgAAGCAATCGTTCAACCGTTCGTCCTAGATCAAGTCATcacgacccttggatcaacaatcaaccatttacatcaaatttgaagacttaaTCAGAGGAAaagttgtaaacagagattgtaacctacaaattaaaatcaatacaaatctactttgtactcgtgttctcgtttcatttgatacataattttcatgtttataGTCATCTAACATTTTCAAGATCTTTCTACATTGTAAACATGACATGTGCTTACAACAAAGTTAGTTGGAGCTCAGTTGCTTACGACTAGTAATAACCCAAGCAACTTTACAGAAATTTTACTATGCACCTCATTACTTGATTCGTTGTCTGATATAGTTACAAAAATAAACAGTGCGATACATTGCTCATTTTCCAGTTCGATCTTTAGCAAGGGTTCTCCCTCACTTTTGCCTAATATAATTAGACATCTTGCTTCCCACCAAACAAGAGATTGACTTTGTAAAATCCCATAAAATTTCCCAACTGGACAAAAATTAGGGGTTAATTACAAGGGGAAAGGGGAAGGAGGTTAttttcaaaatgagtcatggGGCTTCATTGTGGCGTATTATACTGCATGGTCTTCAAATTGCACCAGTTTAAGCGTAAAGTagtaaatattgaaattaaCGGGCAAGGTGCGCTGAAAATTATGGGCCAAGTCTCTAATTAGACGTTCAAATTGACAAATAAGTTAAATGGATGCAATTTAAAAGTCACGTGGTATAATATGCAAAAATTGAAACTTGTGGGTCGTTTTACAAATCACCCGGAAACCTTGTGCTATAAAATGCATTCAACCCacgtaaaaaaaaatgtaagtcAGAAATTGCCGAACCCCAATTCGGTCGCGCGAGcttctttctccctctccctctcccacaGCCTCCAGTTACGAAGCGGAGCGAGATCCATGGAGTGGCGTCCGTTGAAAGAGATCGATGCGAACGTCCAGATGCAGAACCTTAACGGTACGATTTGTGATTATCTAgaatttttccaatttttataGTTGTTAATTTACGCTCTAACACCCTAATGCCGAACCCTAACTCGATTTCTGTCGCTCTCCTGTCCATCTCCCCTGTTCTCTCTCAGACGAAGCCATGTTCGACGAAGCAACCATGGTCGATGATGGTATGCTTTTGATTCTCTATTTGGCTAATTTTCAATTCAGTATTATAATCTTTGGTTAGATATGTTATTGTGTTATAGAAACCACGCTAACAAAGGTATGGGGTACACGACGATGTGTGTGAGAAAATCAGTTTCAGATCAAGGTTTGGTTTTGTTGGGGCTTTGCTAAAATAATTAGCTAATCTGCTTTTAAAGAGTCTCCTGGAAATGCTTCATATTTGAAAAGAGTTATTTAAATTTCCAAAACCCAGTGTCGGCTGTCTCTCGCTTATAGCTATATGAATCACAATTACGCTCTGCCTCTCACCACCCCACCTCTTACAtatcgctctctctctctctatcacaGATGAAGTAATGGGCAAATCTGAAGCTACCCTCAAACCAAAACCAAGTTGGTTCGATGATGACGATGACTGCATTGGCCAGAATCGTAACGgtatgcttttgatttttgttttagtaCTAAATCCTCATTTTCTCCCAAatgaatatgaatatgaatGCATCTATGATCCTTAGTAGTCCTTTGTTTAGTGTCTTTGTAGTGTATTCGCACTACTTTTCTAGCACTTGAGTAGTTAATGTGTAGTCTTGTTCTAGTGCATTTATAATGTATTCGCACTATTTTTGTATGCTTCAGTAGTTAATAGTTGGTTAACTGAGTAGAAGTCACTGTCCTAACGTGTTTCTAGGGGACGTACTTGTAGCAAAAGCGTTTATGAGCCCAAGTGCTCCTTAGAATAAGGGCTTGATGTTTTACAACTCAATTTAGTTTAGACATGTATTCATGTTTTTGTAGCAAGGAAAAGTCTTACGGGCCTTGAGATGATATGTTACTAATTGTTATTGATATTCGAATTTTGTATTCTAACAACGAAACTTTAAACAATCAGATGAAGAGGAAGGTATACAAAAGGCAATTGGAGACCCAATGGCTCGACTCCAACTGCAAAAAAAGCGTAATTACTGTAAAGTTTGTTGTGAGGAAGTTGAGGACCACAAGAGTTACAATTGCCCGTACTTTGTCTTGGTCCCAAAGGGCGCTCGTGTTGGCGAACACTGCGATATTGTTTGCACAGAATGCGGTGAGCTTGTTTCTGAGCACCAAGGTGAGCTTAATGTGCACTATGAAGGACGTGCTATTTTGAAGTACTGTGATTGGTGTGAGGATTACTGTAGCCACGCGACAGAAGAATGCGAGTCCATGCCAAAATAGTGAATTGGTCCGGACCTTGTCTTGGTGAGTAACTAGCGGTAATGAAGATGACTGGTTCTCGTAGTAAGAGGAAGATCAAGCCCCTGTAGTTGTTGTGTTTACAGGTCTTGTAACTGCATCACTTTGGGTGTAATGAATCTAATAATATGGTGTTATTTGGAGCAGAtggttctatatatatatatataaagaaggcTAACCTACCATTTTAACTTGTTTCTTTGCGCTTATCATTGCTTATGAATTTTTGTGCCAGTAAATTAAATGGTTAGTATGACATTAAGATGCTCTCAAACTCAATTACCAATTAATCTAATCATGACTCTTTAGATTTTGTGGCATTTCTTGGATTGCCGTGGGTAAATCGGTTGTGTCATACAAGTTTTGCCTATTTCATTGGAGCCCCAAACTTTTCTTATGAGACAATTGAGTTGGCAACATTTTATTTTCCCCACTTTAATTTTCCTAATACAGTTAAAGATGCTTTTAAGCCTTGCAAAAGATTGGATCTCCTATACCCGACGACTAAAGCTTTGACCGTCGAAAACAGTTCGTCGGACAAAAGGCTTTGCACAAACCAAAGCGTCGACCTTTTTGCCCAACAAACTTTTGTATTATGTCGGGTAAAGGTTATTTGCCCAACGAAATACTGTTTGTCGAACAAATGGTCATTGCTGGCAGTGCAAGAGAACATGAAGCATGTCTCTTTTCTCTCATCCACTACCCTCTTAGTCTTCCATAGGTGTCGAACGTTAGAGGGTTCCTAACTTGGAACCTTGGAGAACACATGCAAGGAAGATCAAGGGGAAGAAACTTGGAGCATGGAGCTTGCAGGACGGAGCTTGCAGGACGGAGCTTGGAGAAGTACCAACGAGGGCTTAAAGCATGCTACAAAGGTAAGCTTCGGAACAAAATATAGTTAGAAACTTAATTGTTTTCACTCGAGTAGTATACATTATTCAAAagcttataaaatatatgaatttcTGAATTACGTTTCATAATTTCAAAATATGCCTAAAAGTCCAAATTCGAAAATTGTGATCCAATCCAATTCTCAAATCACAACACACATGCCTCAACGTTCTTTTGAATCTTGAAAAAAGAGAAGTGAGAAATTTAGATCGGAATTTGGATGTTTATATATGTGTTGTAAATCGATGATAAAACCTCATGAACAAAATGAAACGAGGTGGGTTCGGCCTTGGTTGACTAAACTCCTCcctttgcatgcatttataatGGTCCGAATATTAATTTAGTTTCAGTGAATGACTCCTGAATGTAtcttatgttgtttgtttggtGGTCGACGCAAACAGGTGATCAGAATATTTAGACATGGTTCCCCGAGCACGTCGCGATAGGCTTCTTATGTGAAATTGTAATGGAAAAACTCAAAGTGTTCTCGTACCTCGCTTCAAGACTGCCAAACAACCATTTGTGAccaaaatccttttttttttaatcaccaaTGTATCATGAAGCATGTGAACTGAAAGGATTGAATTGGAACTATTACTATGGTTTTAGAAGGGACTAGAAAACTTATCGACATGTATTCATGTTTATAACTCAATTTAGTTTATACATGTATTCATGTTTTTGTAGCAAGAAAAACTCTTAAGGGCCTTGAGATGCTATGGTACTattgttattaatattttcttattttgtagtCTAACAATGAAACTTTAAACAAACTTATGAAAAGGAAGGTATATGAAAGGGGATTGGAGACCCAATGGCTCAActccaactccaaaaaaaaaaaaaagaaaaaaaaaattaccgtGAAGTTTTTTGTTAGGTGGTTGAGGACCACAAGAGTAATGATTGCCCGTACTTTGTTTAGGTCTCAAAGGGAACTCGTGTTGGCGAACACTGTGATATAGTTTCTACATAATGTGGTGAGCTTGTTTTTTAGCACAAAGGGGAGCTTAATATGGACTATGAATGACGTACTATTTTGAAGTACTATGATTGTCGTGAGTATTTCCGTAGCCATTGGATTGAGGAGTGCGAGTCCATGCCCAAAATAGAGAATTGGTCTGTACCTTGTATTGGTGAGTAACTAGTGGTAAGTTGGGATTTTGATGTACTGGATGAAGATGATTGGTTCTCGTAGTCGAAGGAAGATCGAGTCCCTGTAGTTGTTATGTTTACAAATCTTGTAAGCACATCACTTTAGGTGTAATGAATCTAATGATATGGTGTCATTCGTAGCAGATGGTTCTGTATATATAAAGAAGGGCTACCCTACCTTTTTAACTTGTTTCATTGCCCATTGCttaattatgattttttgttctaATAAATTAAATGGTTGGTATGATGACATTAAGATGCTCTCAAACTCAATTACTAATTAATATTCTAATCATGACTCTATAGATTTTGAGGCATTCTTGGCAATCCATGGGTAAATCGGTTGTGTCATACAAGTTTTGCCTATTTCATTGGAGCGACAAACTTCTTTTATGAGGCAATTGAGTGGCAATATTTTACATCAGCATTTATAGTACAATTTTCTCCACTTTATTTTTCCTAATACCGTTAAAAAATGCTCTAAGCCATTGGTAATCCATGGATAAATCGGTTGTCATATACGAGCATCTTCAATGATGTAGACAATTGAGTAGGCAAATTCATTTTGATTAGCTACATAACCATAGGCAAAAATTAGTTTCAATGGTGTAGGCGAttgggtttgcaaattttgCCTACTCTCCCAAGTAGGTAATGTTGCCTACAAGACCATGAGTGGCAAATGGAGCCCCGTATCTCTTTTTATTGTACACCATTTTATGTGGaggaaaatgacaaaatttaaAGGTGAAAGTAGATGTTATAGacgaaagaaaagaataaaacatAATTTTGTCTGCCTAGTTTGCGTAATCTATTGGAGCTCTGTCATTCCACATTGTTAGTTGTTTTACTAATTCATGTTGAGCGGCACTACAACCCACTCAAAAGTTGTCATTTGTTAAcccaaaataagaaaaactctCATTTTTAGTGATGCATGTGCACCATTTTACTTTCCCAAGAGAACAAGAGAGTACTATCATCTCTCTTTTCCCTCATCCACTACCATCTTAATCTTCCCTAGGTGTCGAAAGTTAGGTTCGTAACTTGGAACCTTGGAGAACAAATGCAAGGAAAATAatgggtttcgggtcaacatgATAACTAATCGAGTCACAAAATAAGAACCTAAAAATAACGGATCCTTAACAAGTTTACACGAGAATGACACACGGATAACGTGTTTCGCCACGATAACAAAAAAGATATTTtgatggttttaattttttaagcttAAAAAAATACACTAGATATAGTGGATaagtatatattgtttattaattattattgtattgttttctatataaattttaaatttttaagttttatttatttatttatagtatACTATATGCAAATAGTGAGATTAACAAATTAGaaagcacattaaaaataaaaatatcaagtaatttaaaaataccaaacacattaaaaaattatagtaATTAATCTACAactatgaaaaatgtgaaaaatatgcaaacgctcgtAATCGCATCCTCTACAttgtcatttgaatttttaaaaccacacaaaccctcatgaatagtatttttaaggaagttcaaaataaataaaattcataatcattaatgttcAAGAAAAATGTTCAAAGATATACAAAATGAAGAGAGTTGCGTTTCAAGGGTTTTATTGTTAAAAACGTGCAAGGTTCCTCAACCTTGAAACGCAACTCTCTTCATTTTGCTTATCTTTGAACATTTGTATTTTGTAGTATGCCCTAATGTTTTCTCATTAGACTCTTACTTTGGGTATGTAaacttgttgaccctaaaaaccaCCAAGCCTATGTGGCACGTAGgctgagtaactaataagctaactaagtccttcGTTTATGTGCGGAGCGTGCCAACTCGACAatcgagctcggccgaggagtaaaatgtgttgttGTGTTGAGTGCGCTCCTGACTTCTTGATCCTGCAATTGCgactgaggaaggaacacgtctcgaccTTAGGGttttagagcctgaagacaaggctgctagtccTGCAAAGTTCTCAAATCGTCGGTGCCGGATTCGATCAcgatgattatattcgtgagagtataagcacgctgAACTGACACTAGATTATACGGACACAAATACTCGAATGatatatatgtcttgatggtaaatgtggttcagcCGTCGAAATGCTGAACTGTGAAACTTACTTGcaagtatccaatcataaaacaactcgactttcaatgtgccgagcttagtaacctgtaacacctcacttcgccgagaaagctaatgagatgacctctaccaatgaGGACTCGAAAATCCCTATCGATTGAGACTTGGATAGTAACTAGTTGGTCTcgaagcagtgttgtttatccaaactgaagatgtgttggcggaagaAAGGGGAGAAGGATAAAATGTCAAAGtttgttgagaagctttgcataaggcaatttgtgtgttgaattgaagcGGGCTTGACTAATGTATTCCCCCTTCATAACCGAACTAGAAAtggttgttgagaagctttgcataaggcaatttgtgtgttgaattgaagcGGGCTTGACTAATGTATTCCCCCTTCATAACCGAACTAGAAATGGACTAGGATTAGAACTCCTCAACCCAATCTCATTAGGTCTCAGCCTATCCTAATCCCTATGGGACTCTGAACCAAACCCTTTAATAAACCAGGTTCATCTCCTAATTCTAAGCATTTCAGCCTTTAGGACTCCTTATTGCACCAGGATTCGACTACTTTCTCCTTTATCCAAAACAATCATCTTCATACTAGGATTCGCCCGACCTTAACCAGCCGGCCCACAAAAGATTCTAGATGAATATTACCGAGCCGAGAATGACTCTAAGctcggcccaaaataatattttggtccaaacaaaacttcaaagacaatttttttttttaattttatgttttgaagtaatatttatgtgatagCGTGGTatgcagtgttctaaaaattggcCTAGGTGCTAGACGGTAGCCAACCGCTTTGCTTAACTCCTAATCGGCTACAAAATCAGAGAGCACATTCGCTGGATGGGATTAGGCGGGACTAGGTAGAGATATGCAAGTCTGGGCAGGGCTAGGCGGAGCTGGGCATAGAATAATCGAGCTTATATGAAGAAGTCGGaatctgcaatttttttttactgcaGAGTCAGCTCCGCAAAGAAGAAGACTCTGTTCCCTAACCTGACTTTGCACGATTCAATTAAGATGGTCGCCTCATCTTTTTTCTATAGCTGCAGCCTGCACGTTTTCTTTGAAATGGTCCCACAATTTTTCACTACTTTTGatacccttttctttttccactctTAACCCCGTtattaccttctttttttttttttttccaaaaaaagtAGGCTAAAATCATTTTGACCCCGTTATTACTTTTTCCACTCTTAACCCGGTTATTACTTTTGatacccttttctttttccactctTAACCCCGTTattaccttttctttttccaaaaaaagTAGGCTAaaatcattctttaataatttcggAATGAAATTTTAAGCCAAAATCATTACAGCATCTCCAATGGTTAGAAAATCTGACATTGGAAAATAATAGAATTAGCaatttggtttatttttatGTCTGGGTATTTTGGTGTGTATTAGGGTTATTTAGTATGTTAAGAATATTTTTATCTTCTGCAATAAGTTATCACTGCATTAGTTTGGCGATAATCTTACAAGAGACGAACAAAATTGAACGATACTCTCTTCCCCCTTAAGTATTCTTAGCGGAAATTTCTTTGTAGTTCCTGCGATGGATGACATGTTCAATTCCAACTTGGTGCCTAGAAAAAACACACGCTTACTTTTCTTAAGAACGCTTTGTAATTAGTCAAATACCGTCCATcaacttttcttttctaaagCACATTTGTCATTGACTACGTATAAAGGTGTGTTGTTTTTGCTCAAATTCTTGATGCCGTTCCTGTGTTTTGAAGGTTGACAATTCTTGATCCAAGTGTTTTATCGCATCAAAATCTTGGTCTCTTTTGCTCAACACCACGTTAAACTACTATGATGTGCCACATTTGTAGGTGACATGTCTACACATTGAGCACAGATTAATACTAAACTTTAATATGTATaggaattataaaaatcaaatctaaaattttCGATATATAAGTGAAAATAACTACTATTAAACATTTCACTTACATTAATGctcaatttaattatatataaaaaaatattcaaaatgatTAGAGATTTTCCAGTTGCGCAGAACATGGATGGTATGTTTCATGTCAATATACAAGTGATTGCGATACTTGTGTcaaaaagtaataatttaaaatattatactaaaaatataaaatgtcggaaaatctataaaaataaaaataaaagaaaaagccCGTTTTAAGAGTCTCGTCAGCATTTTCATTTTGGACCAATGGAAATTTCAACCACTATGATGTTATGAACCGGAAAATGGAAAGAATTCAACACCGAGCTATATGCCCAGGCGCCTATAACCACATTTTTGTTATGGACCCACCACAGATAGTTCAGAGTACAAAATACAAAGGCGGTTAGCTACGCGCCACGCCTTTCAAGAATTCCACGGCCATGATTCTCCCTCCCACTCGATCCAACGGCCACCCACATTCCTTTATTTCGCGCGACTAACCGTTAATTAGAATTCGACCACACTAACCTCACCCATACACGCACTTACCTAACCAATCATCTAGCGACGCGTAAtcccttatttttatttttcggcGGGTTCTTTT encodes the following:
- the LOC137718701 gene encoding uncharacterized protein, encoding MEWRPLKEIDANVQMQNLNDEAMFDEATMVDDDEVMGKSEATLKPKPSWFDDDDDCIGQNRNDEEEGIQKAIGDPMARLQLQKKRNYCKVCCEEVEDHKSYNCPYFVLVPKGARVGEHCDIVCTECGELVSEHQGELNVHYEGRAILKYCDWCEDYCSHATEECESMPK